A region of the Pseudarthrobacter oxydans genome:
GGCTGTTGCTGAACCGGACCGGCGACGGGCCGGCCAGGATCCCCAACTGTTCGAAGGATGCCTCTTCGACGTCCTCCACCATGGTGGGCTCCGCCAGGGTCAGGGCCAGCTGCCCGGACAGTTCGGGCAGCAGGTGCGGCATGACCCTGATGCTGTTGGTCCGTGCCAGCTCAACGATCCGCCGGAACGGGGTAATGCCGCCCACCCGGACGATGTTGGGCTGGATGATGTCCACCGCTTCCGCCTCAATGAAATCGCGGAACCGGTAGACGGTGTGCAGGTTTTCGCCAAGGGCAATCGGCACCGGTGAATGCTTGCGGAGCCGCCGGTACGCCCAGAGATCGTCCGCGCGGATGGGTTCCTCGAGCCACTCCAGCCCGAATTCGGACAGGACGTCGAGGGCGCGGAAGGTGGCGGGCAGGTCCCACCGCTGGTTGGCGTCGATCATGAGCTTCCGGTCCGGCCCCAGCACGGAGCGGACCGCGGCAACACGTTCGGCGTCCTCGCGGAGGTCCGGTTTGCCCACCTTGATCTTCACTGCCTGGTGCCCGGCCGCGACCCAGCGTTCGGCCTGAGCCACCAGCTCGTCAAGTGTGTAGTGCAGGTTCACCCCGGAGCCGTAGACCTCGGCAGACTCCTGCCGCTGGCCGAGGTATCCGGTGACGGAGGTTCCGGCGCGGGAGGCCTGCAGGTCCCAGAGGGCAAGGTCCACCCCGGCCATCGCGATGGTGGTCAGTCCCCCGCCGCCGGCCTCATGCAGCCGTTTCCACAGCGCGTCCCACACCACCTCGGGGTTGGCCGGCAAGCCGGCGACGAAAGGCGCAATGTCATGGTCCAGCAGTGCCTTAACCGCCTGGGGGCCGATGGTGGGCGTCCAGGAGAAACCGTGCCCCGCGCCGCCGTCGTCCGTATGGATCTCCGTGACGATCACATGGTTTTCCGGTGCCTCCACGCCCCAGCTGCGGCGCAGCGGAACCGTGATGAGGCGGGTGGTGAGGCCCGTGATGCGCGGTGCGGTGCGCACCGCTTCGGCGGCCGGGGCGCCCATCAGCGGCCGGCCAACTCGTAGCCCCTGGCGAGGATGGCCTTCAGCTGGACCAACTGCTCCTCGGCGGGGTCGACCAGGGGCGGGCGCACGGGGCCCACCGGCAGGCCGCCCAGGCGCAGGCCTGCCTTGATCAGCGAAACGCCGAAGCCCGGAGTCTGGTCACGGAGCCGAACCAGCGGCGCGTAGAAGCCCTCCAGCAGGGCGTTCCGGCGGTCCTCGTCGCCCGCTTCGTAGGCGTCGTAGTAGGCCGTGGCGATTTCCGGCGCCATGGCGAACGCGGCGGACGAGTACAGCGGGATCCCCAGTCCGCGGTAGGCGCCCTGGGTCAGTTCGGCGGTCAGCAGCCCGTTGAAGAACGCAAAGTCCCGGCGTCCCGTGGCGCGGACCGCGGACACAATTTCCTGGGCCAGGCCAACGTCGCCGAGCCCGTCCTTGAAGCCGATGACCTTGGGGTTGGCGGCCAGCCTGGTCATGGATGCGGCCGTGAACCTGGCGTTGCCGCGGTGGTACACGATGACCGGCAGGCTGCTGGCGTTGGCCACGGCCTCGACATAGGCCACCAGACCGTCCGTGGGGCCGGTGACCAGGTACGGCGGCAGCACCAGGAGCGCGTCCGCGCCTGCTTCTTCGGCAGCGCGGGCGGCGGCGAGGGCATGGCCCAGGGGTCCGCCGGCTCCTGCTACTACCGGCACCTTTCCGGCAACAACCTCGACGGCTGCAGCCACTACGATGCGGACCTCGTCGATGCTGAGGGCGTGGAATTCGCCGGTGCCGCAGGCGGGGAAGACGCCGCCCGGCCCGAACGGAAGCCGCGAGCTGATGTGTTCTTTGAGCAGTTCCACGTCGACGGCACCAACGGCTGTGAACGGGGTGACGGGGAAGAACAGTACGCCGTCGAATTTCATGGTGTCTCCTTGGCTCCGCCGCCGGTGCTGACCAGCGCGGAGTTCTCGTCGTTGAGGGTGGAACGGGACTTGAGTTCTGTGCGCCAACTGCGCGCGGGGTGCCAGCCCAGGAGTTCCTGTGCTTTGGCGATGGAGAAGGCCGGGCTGCTGCCGGTGAGCCCTGCGCTGAGGACTTCGCTTCCGGGCAGGAATTTTGGCATCAGTTCGGCCAGGGGCGCGGTGGCGAGGGCGTCAGCGGCTCCGACGAAGAAGGTTTCCCCGTTGGGGATGAACGGCATCCTTTCCAGCAGCAGGTCGAGGAAGTCCGCCACGTCCCGGGCGTCCACGTAGTTGAACAGGGCGGGTGCGGAGAGGGCGGGGTCGGCCAGCCGTTCCACAAGGGTGTGGCCCTGCTGGGTGGGCGCGTCGTCCCACTCCTCCGGGGAGATCACGTAGCAGGGGCGGAACGCCGCGTAGCGGATCTTTTCGCCCTGGGCTGCCGCGAAGGCCTGGACGGTCTGCTCCGCGATGAGCTTGGAGAGCGCGTACGCGTTCCACGGCTTCGGCGGGGTCCGCTCATCCAGCGGGAACGACGGCGGCAGCCAGCCCGCAGGTGCGCCGTAGCCCAGCACGGTGGGGCTGCTGGCGGTGACGATCTTCGGCACGCCCACTTCCGTCGCGGCGCTGACCACGGCGAAGGCGAGGCGTGTGTTCGTAGCGAAGATGACGTCCTCGGGCGCGCTGAAAGGCACCGCGATCGCAGCGAGGTGGATGACGGCGTCGGGCGTGGTTTCCCGGAGGAGGCGCGGCGCCTCGCCCGGCGCCAGGAGGTCGGCGGTTTCCTGCACCACCCCGGCGGGAAGCTGGTCCGCCGGGACGGCGTCGCGGTCCACGGAGATGACCTGGTGGCCTTTGCCGGCCAGCCCCGCCACCACGCTGCGTCCCAGCCGGCCGGAGCCGCCGGTGACAAAGATCCTGCTCATGGTTGTTCCTTCAGGTTCTCGGGCCGGTCACTTGCCGCGGCGGAGGTCGATGCCGAGGTCCAGGTCCGCGATGCGTACGGGCAGGGAGGTCTCGAGGGAGCGGTTGCCGGCGATGCCCACGGACACCGACCTCAGCCCGTCCAGGTAACCGGAGGGGCGGCCCAACTGGTCCTCGCCCGGACCGTTGAAGAGGTCCGAGAGCAGGAGCTCGTCGCCGCCGCCGTGTCCGCCTTCGCCGTTGACGATCGGCACCTCGTAGGCGGCTTCCCAGTGGCGCTGGACCACCAGGCGTTCGCCGTTGCGGCGGATGGCGTCCTCTTCCTCCACCGGGGTGGCGCTGGGGTCCACCACAGTCTTCTTGTCCGTGCTGTGCAGCACGGCGGCGCGTTCCACGACTTCCAGCTCGGCGCGGCCCTCGGTGCCGTTGACTGCGACGCGATAGCCCTCCCAGGGGCTGTGGGCGTTCAGCGAGTAGCTCAGGCGGGGCCCGCCCTGGTACTCCACCACGAGTGCGAGGTTGTCCTCGATGGTGATGCCGCCGGTGAAGACGTCCTGGTCGCGGCGGTAGCCGTCGTAGTGCTCGTTGTCCAGGAACAGCGCCTTGAGCCGCTCGTCCTCCCGCAGGTCCAGCGCGAAGGGGTCCTTCGCGCTGGTGCTTGTTCCGGCGGCGGAAGCATCGGCGTCGGGCGTGCCGCGCTCCGGACGGGGGCCCAGGCCGCGCTCGGCGGCGTTCGTGTCACCGTAGAACTTCAGCCCGCCGGAGGCGAACACGCGCTCGGGGACGTCGTCGATCCACCAGTTCACCAGGTCGAAGTGGTGGGACGCCTTGTGGATGAGCAGGCCGCCGGAGTTCTTCTTTTCGCGGTGCCAGCGGCGGAAGTAGTCCGCGCCGTGGACGGTGTCCAGCACCCAGCTGAAGTCGACGGACGTGACCTTGCCGATCACGCCGCTCTGGATGATCCCCTTCAGTGCGGTGTTGCGCGGCGAATAGCGGTAGTTGAAGGTGACCACAACGTTGCGGCCGGTCTCGTGCACGGCCTGGGTGATGCGGCGGCAGCCCTCGGCGTCGATGGTGAGGGGTTTTTCGACGACGACGTCCGCCCCGGCGCGCAGGCCCTCCACGATGTAATCGGCGTGGGTGTAGTCCGGCGTGGTCACGATGACCCGGTCGATGTTGTTGGCCTGGATGAAGGCTGTGAGGTCCGCCGGATCAAAGGACGCAACGGGTCCCGGGGCGCCGAGTTCCTGGATGAGCTGCTGGTAGAACTCCACCCGGCCGGGGTTTACATCCGAGAACGCCACCAGTTCGGCGGTATCTGCGTGCTTGCCGAAGATCGCGCGGATGTACATCTCGGAGCGCCCGCCGGTCCCGATCAGGGCGATGCGGGTCTTTCCGCCCTGGCGGGCGGCAGCAGCTTGGGCGCCGGGAACGGCGTGAAGGCCGTCCGCGGACTCGGACCGGGCCTCTGAAGCAGAAGTCGACTCGGCTGTGTTGACCATGAGGGTCCCTTTCGAAGGCTTAAATCCGGCCCGCCGGGCCGTTGTTCGGGGTTGATCCGGTTCTATGCTGACGAGGCGTGAGAAAACGCTTTCCGGATTCGTTATATGAGTTCTATCAACCGGACCGCCCATCCGTCAACCATTGGCAGCGTTGTGAGAAAGCGTTTTCTACCCCGGCGCGGCGGCCGCACGGGAAAAGCCGGGAAAACCGTGCGGGAAAATTCGGGAAAAGAAGAGAAATCGCTTTCCCGTCCCGTTATATGCTTTCACGTACGACATGCTCTGACTAGTACGTCGACAAGGAGTTGGCCGGGTACCCCCGCCAGCGGACTGCGCCCGGGCCTGCCGGCTCCGGCGCTGAGGAAGGGGCCACTTATGGTCAGGAAATCGGCTTCCGGCCGGATCGGCATCGCGGATGTTGCCCTCAAGGCGGGCGTCTCGCACGCCACGGTTTCGCGCGTCATGAACGGCAACTTCACTGTTGACCCTGAGATCGCCGCCCGCGTGAAGGCAGCTGCGGCTGACCTGAAGTACCAGCCCAACCCGGTGGGACGAAGCCTGGCCCTCGGCAAGACCGACACCATCGGCATCGTGGTGCCGGACCTGGCCAACCCCACTTTCCAGGCCATCCTCCGCGGCCTCAGCCGGGCGGCCGCCCAGGACGGCTACCGCGTCCTCATCGCCGACTCCTTTGAAGTCTCCAGCGAGGAGTCCATCCTTGCGGGTGAGGCGCGGCGGCGCTGCGATGGCCTGGTCCTGTGCGCTCCGCGCATGAGCGACGCCGAGCTGGAAGAGCTGGCCCCGTCACTGCGCCCGCTGGTGCTGATCAACCGCACCACGGCAGCCGCCGATGTTCCCAGCCTGGTGGTGGACTACGGCCAGGGCGTGCAGGACATCGCCGAACATTTGGTTGAGCTCGGGCATACCCGCCTCGCCTTCCTGGCAGGGCCTCCCCGCAGCGCGTCCAACAACCTCCGGCTCCAGGGCCTGGAGGCGTTCAAGGCCGCCCATCCGCATGTTGAGGTCACCATGCTTGAAGGCGGCTCCGATTTCGACACCGGCCATGGGTCAGTAGACGCGGTGCTGGAGAGCGGTGCCACCGGGATCCTGGCCTTCAACGACCTCGTGGCCATGGGCCTGATGAGCGGGCTGCACGAGCGCGGCCTTGACGTTCCCGGCGACATCTCCGTCACCGGGTTTGATGACATCCCCTTCGCCAAATACACGACGCCGACGCTCACCACGGCAGCGGTGCCCATCACCGAGCTGGGGGCGGAGGCATGGCACCAGCTGCGGGCCCTCATCCGGAATGAAGCGAGCCAGACTCCCGGCAGCCGCTACCAGCCGAGGCTCGAAGTGCGGGCCAGCACGGGCCCGGCCAAGGCCGCCCGCACCGCGGTGCACGGCTGACATCCGCTCACGGGGCTGGCCGGGCCTCCGCCGGATCCAGTCCTGCTTCCTTGTAGTAGCCCTGGATGTGGGCGGCAACGAGCCTTGCCGCCCGTTCGCCGTCGTCATTCCTGATGGCGGCGAGGATGCCGCCGTGCTCCGACTTCAGCCGCGATGCCGTGTCCTCCCAGTCGGGGAGGCTGGAGGTGATCTGCGCGGCATAGCTCTGGATGGATTCGCGCAACGATCCCATCATGGCGCTCACGACGGCATTGCCGGCGGCGTCGGCCAGGGCAAGGTGGAACCGGACGTCCAGCGCCAGGAACTCGTCGACGGCAAGCCCTTCCGCGGCCATCTGGTCCAGCAAGGCGGCGGCTGTCTCCAGCTCCGGCGCGTCCGGCCTGGCTTTCGACGCGGCCCAGGACTCGAGGAGCACCCGGGTTTCCACGATGTCCGCCACCGGAAGGTGCTGGGTTGCAACGTGCAGCCGCAGGGCAGAGCCGAGGGCCGCCGTGGGATCCGAAATGACCACCGTGCCGGCCTCCGGACCCGAGCCGACCCCGGCCCGGACCACGCCCATCGCCTCAAGGATCCTGATGGCCTCGCGCACGGACGTTCGCGAGACCTTCAGCTGTTCCGCAAGCGTGCGCTCGGCCGGAAGGCGGCCGCCCACGGTCAGCCTGCCCTCCGAAAGCTCATTTTCGATCCACGACAAAACAAGCTGGTGCGTCCGCATAGGGCAATGGTACTTGATGTGGTTGGACCACATGGCCTACAGTGTGGTTAGACCACAGGAGGTCCCGGATGCGGACCTGCCGGCCAATGGAGGACGCCATGACCCACACCATCCAGCCCAACAATCCGGAAGCAACTCCCGCACCGGACGCGACGGATATTCCGGCCACAACGCCGCCCGCCCCGTCCACTACCCAGGCACCGGCCGCTCCCCCGGCCGCCGCTGCCGTGCCGGCGGCGCTGAAGCGCCGCATCCCGAAGTACTCGGACCTGGCTCCGCTGATGCAGTTCAAGAAGCCGGAGTTCAGCAAGGAAGCCCGGCTCAAGCGGGCCAGCACGGTCTGGGAGCTGCGGGACATCGCAAAGCGCCGCACCCCGCAGGCGCCTTTTGACTACACGGACGGCGCCGCCGAAGCGGAAATCACCCTTCGGCGTGCACGCCAGGCCTTCCTGGACATCGAATTCCGGCCCGGCATCCTGCGGAACGTCTCCGCGATCGACCTCAGTACCGACATCCTGGGCAAGCCGTCCCGCCTTCCGGTGGGGATCGCGCCCACCGGCTTCACGCGGATGATGCAGTCCGAGGGCGAGTACGCCGGTTCCCAGGCAGCCGAGGCCGCCGGCATCCCCTACACGCTGTCCACCATGGGCACCGCGTCCATCGAGGATGTTGCCGCCGCCGCACCGAACGGCCGCAACTGGTTCCAGCTGTACCTGTGGACGGACCGCGACCGCTCGCTGGAACTGATCGAGCGCGCCGCCAAGGCGGGTA
Encoded here:
- a CDS encoding 5-dehydro-4-deoxyglucarate dehydratase encodes the protein MKFDGVLFFPVTPFTAVGAVDVELLKEHISSRLPFGPGGVFPACGTGEFHALSIDEVRIVVAAAVEVVAGKVPVVAGAGGPLGHALAAARAAEEAGADALLVLPPYLVTGPTDGLVAYVEAVANASSLPVIVYHRGNARFTAASMTRLAANPKVIGFKDGLGDVGLAQEIVSAVRATGRRDFAFFNGLLTAELTQGAYRGLGIPLYSSAAFAMAPEIATAYYDAYEAGDEDRRNALLEGFYAPLVRLRDQTPGFGVSLIKAGLRLGGLPVGPVRPPLVDPAEEQLVQLKAILARGYELAGR
- a CDS encoding NAD(P)-dependent oxidoreductase, producing the protein MSRIFVTGGSGRLGRSVVAGLAGKGHQVISVDRDAVPADQLPAGVVQETADLLAPGEAPRLLRETTPDAVIHLAAIAVPFSAPEDVIFATNTRLAFAVVSAATEVGVPKIVTASSPTVLGYGAPAGWLPPSFPLDERTPPKPWNAYALSKLIAEQTVQAFAAAQGEKIRYAAFRPCYVISPEEWDDAPTQQGHTLVERLADPALSAPALFNYVDARDVADFLDLLLERMPFIPNGETFFVGAADALATAPLAELMPKFLPGSEVLSAGLTGSSPAFSIAKAQELLGWHPARSWRTELKSRSTLNDENSALVSTGGGAKETP
- a CDS encoding mandelate racemase/muconate lactonizing enzyme family protein — translated: MGAPAAEAVRTAPRITGLTTRLITVPLRRSWGVEAPENHVIVTEIHTDDGGAGHGFSWTPTIGPQAVKALLDHDIAPFVAGLPANPEVVWDALWKRLHEAGGGGLTTIAMAGVDLALWDLQASRAGTSVTGYLGQRQESAEVYGSGVNLHYTLDELVAQAERWVAAGHQAVKIKVGKPDLREDAERVAAVRSVLGPDRKLMIDANQRWDLPATFRALDVLSEFGLEWLEEPIRADDLWAYRRLRKHSPVPIALGENLHTVYRFRDFIEAEAVDIIQPNIVRVGGITPFRRIVELARTNSIRVMPHLLPELSGQLALTLAEPTMVEDVEEASFEQLGILAGPSPVRFSNSRVTLTDQPGLGFRFTDNPQT
- a CDS encoding FadR/GntR family transcriptional regulator, with amino-acid sequence MRTHQLVLSWIENELSEGRLTVGGRLPAERTLAEQLKVSRTSVREAIRILEAMGVVRAGVGSGPEAGTVVISDPTAALGSALRLHVATQHLPVADIVETRVLLESWAASKARPDAPELETAAALLDQMAAEGLAVDEFLALDVRFHLALADAAGNAVVSAMMGSLRESIQSYAAQITSSLPDWEDTASRLKSEHGGILAAIRNDDGERAARLVAAHIQGYYKEAGLDPAEARPAP
- a CDS encoding LacI family DNA-binding transcriptional regulator, which gives rise to MVRKSASGRIGIADVALKAGVSHATVSRVMNGNFTVDPEIAARVKAAAADLKYQPNPVGRSLALGKTDTIGIVVPDLANPTFQAILRGLSRAAAQDGYRVLIADSFEVSSEESILAGEARRRCDGLVLCAPRMSDAELEELAPSLRPLVLINRTTAAADVPSLVVDYGQGVQDIAEHLVELGHTRLAFLAGPPRSASNNLRLQGLEAFKAAHPHVEVTMLEGGSDFDTGHGSVDAVLESGATGILAFNDLVAMGLMSGLHERGLDVPGDISVTGFDDIPFAKYTTPTLTTAAVPITELGAEAWHQLRALIRNEASQTPGSRYQPRLEVRASTGPAKAARTAVHG
- a CDS encoding Gfo/Idh/MocA family oxidoreductase, whose product is MVNTAESTSASEARSESADGLHAVPGAQAAAARQGGKTRIALIGTGGRSEMYIRAIFGKHADTAELVAFSDVNPGRVEFYQQLIQELGAPGPVASFDPADLTAFIQANNIDRVIVTTPDYTHADYIVEGLRAGADVVVEKPLTIDAEGCRRITQAVHETGRNVVVTFNYRYSPRNTALKGIIQSGVIGKVTSVDFSWVLDTVHGADYFRRWHREKKNSGGLLIHKASHHFDLVNWWIDDVPERVFASGGLKFYGDTNAAERGLGPRPERGTPDADASAAGTSTSAKDPFALDLREDERLKALFLDNEHYDGYRRDQDVFTGGITIEDNLALVVEYQGGPRLSYSLNAHSPWEGYRVAVNGTEGRAELEVVERAAVLHSTDKKTVVDPSATPVEEEDAIRRNGERLVVQRHWEAAYEVPIVNGEGGHGGGDELLLSDLFNGPGEDQLGRPSGYLDGLRSVSVGIAGNRSLETSLPVRIADLDLGIDLRRGK